ATCCGGCCCCATTTGCTGCAGCTGCCGATGCCGGATGATGGCGAGCAGGGGCCTGACGCGGGGCCGCAGCGCCAGCAGTAAAGGCGTATGTACGCGCGTGGGCATGACCGCACCTGGTCTTTGCGGCTGGGCCCGGCTGGGTGTGCTACCGCGCGCATCGTGACAGTCCTTGTCTGCCGCACGCCATATTCATGCGTTAAGGATAATGATAGGCTGTTCCCATCCAAAAACATTTTTCGGCTACATCTTCTGCCATGCAACATCCAAGTGAACTCAAGGTCTTCGACATTGCCAGGCGCTACATGCTGCTGGGCCTGCAGTCCCAGCAGGCGTACCAAACCCAGCAACATGCCCTGGAACTCGATTGCGTGCTCAGCCAGGAGCGGCTGCAAACCAGGGAAGGCACCGCCTTGTCACTGGACATACTTGGGCGCCTGTTTGCTTTGACACAGGCAAGCAAGAAATCGTTCACCGCCGTGATGCTGGCCTCGTCCAGCGAGCTGTCAGCAGCCACCGCGGAATTGCCGCGCGAACTGCGGGACCAGTACAACGCCAAGTTCCTGGAGTCGACCCAGTGGCAGCTCGATGCGCAAAGCCGGTTCTACGCCAATCGGGAACACTGGATCACGGCAGCGATCGATGTCTGCACCCTGATCGAGTCGCGCCGCGCCACCTGTACCTTCAGCACCGAGGGCGTCCATTTTCAGGACGATCAAGATTTCGATCTGTTCGACATCCTCATGGGGCGGCTCAACGATGCCCACGCGGCCGAGACGGAAGCGTATGCGGTGCGGATGGCGCGCATGCGCAATTCCCTGGCAGTGCTGGGCATTACCACCGGCTGAACCGGTCAGTGCGGGCGCGCTTCCAAAAGGCGCGCACCAATGCCGCGCAGCGTCTGGGCCAGTGCTCCGTCCACGGCAGGCACTTCGCCGGCGAGCAGTTCCAGCGCCATGGCCAGCTCGTGCGCGCGCTCGGCCATGAGGGCAGTGCCGGCATGGCGCTGGGGCAAAGCCAGCGCGCTGCGCGGGAGATGGAAATTCATGCCGCCCCGGGTGGCACCGGCAGCATCGGCCGGCATGCCGGTCAGGGTCACCGCGAGCGAATTGATCACGTGCATCAGCTCGACAGCACCATCGATTTCCACGCGGCGCAAGGCGGCCACGCCGCTGGCCATGCCGGTCCCGCTGGCAAGCAGCCTGAGCATGAGCCCGTAGACAGCGTTGGCCAGGTCCAGCACCCGCGACGCATCGCGCGCCGCCACGTGCACCGTGCCGCATTCATCGATGGGCGCGAGCATCACGGGATCGCTCACCACGGGGCGATAAGGAATGAAGCCGGAGTCGGCCGCCAGAAAGGCATCATATTCCTCGGCCATTTTCTGGAAGCGTTCGAAGTGCGATTCGCTGGCACAGCCGCGCCCGCCTTCGCCCTGTTCCACGATCACTTGCACGGCTTGTTGCGCGCTGGCCAGATCTGTGACCGGGAACAAGCCTGGCAGGTTCATCAGTTCTGGCCCGATCTGTGCTTCCGGATCCCCTGCAAACAAGGCCGATTCTCCCAGCCGGTCGGCAAGCGCGGCAAAGCCGCTCTCGATGCCGCGGTAGAGATGGCTGACGGTGTCGAAGTCTTCCGCGGTCGGCGTCAGGGTGGCACGGGGACTGCGCCGCTGATAGTCGAGCTCGGATTCGAAGCCCGGTGCCTGTGCCATTTCCGTGCCTTCCGGCCGTTCAAGATAGACGAAGTGCGCCAGCGTATCGCGCGAGAGCGGTGCCAGCCGCACGACCAGCGACGATGGATGGTAGCCGGGCGGTACCGGGAAATTCTGGCGGCGGAAGTGGGGCGGCGAGCCAATACTCATCAACATGTTGTTGACCATCGCTAAATGCACCATTTCCTCCATCGCGACCTTGCGTATTTCCTTGCGCCAGCGTTCAATGGTCGATAACTGTTCTTCGGAAATATTTTCGCTCGTAGAACGCTTGAGCGACCATCCCGCATACAGGTAGGTGCAC
This region of Massilia sp. PAMC28688 genomic DNA includes:
- a CDS encoding ferritin-like protein, with translation MDEINQTDQHEVRVNDREQLIYLLTEAAEIEHGLMCTYLYAGWSLKRSTSENISEEQLSTIERWRKEIRKVAMEEMVHLAMVNNMLMSIGSPPHFRRQNFPVPPGYHPSSLVVRLAPLSRDTLAHFVYLERPEGTEMAQAPGFESELDYQRRSPRATLTPTAEDFDTVSHLYRGIESGFAALADRLGESALFAGDPEAQIGPELMNLPGLFPVTDLASAQQAVQVIVEQGEGGRGCASESHFERFQKMAEEYDAFLAADSGFIPYRPVVSDPVMLAPIDECGTVHVAARDASRVLDLANAVYGLMLRLLASGTGMASGVAALRRVEIDGAVELMHVINSLAVTLTGMPADAAGATRGGMNFHLPRSALALPQRHAGTALMAERAHELAMALELLAGEVPAVDGALAQTLRGIGARLLEARPH